The genomic region ACACGGTCTTGGAGGCTTAAGAACTTTGCTGTTATTTATGTTTAAATCTAAAATACATCGGGCCACGGTAACCGAGGCCAATTTAAACTATATGGGCAGCATCACTATTGATAAGGAATTAATGGATGCGGCAGGCATTTTACCCCATGAAAAGGTGCAGGTGGTTAATAACAATAACGGTGCCCGCCTGGAAACCTATGTCATCGAAGGGGAACCCGGGTCCGGCGTCATTTGCCTGAATGGCGCGGCGGCCCGGCAGGCCCAACCCGGGGACACCGTAATTATTATTGCTTATACCATGCTAACTGAGGAAGAGGCCAGGCATTTTAAACCAAAGGTGGTTATGGTGGACGAAAACAATAAAATAAGCCAGGTTATCAATAACGAGCTGCCAGGTGTCTGCGGATAGTCTTAGTGTATTGACAATTTTCAAACTACTGGAGTAGAATTGCTACAAGACTTTAGCTTTTTAATGTGTTGTCATATGTTTTAAGACAGAGGAGCTGAAATATCAATGTTCCTGGAAGAAAAGACTATCCGGTTAACGGAAGAAATTAAACGACTAAAAAAAGAACGCAATGCCATAATTTTAGCCCATGTTTATCAACGCCCGGAGGTGCAGGAGGTGGCTGATATTATCGGGGACTCCCTAGAGTTGTCCCGTAAAGCCGCCGCCACCGATGCGGACGTTATTGTTTTCTGTGGGGTTCATTTTATGGCTGAAAGTGCAGCCATTTTATCTCCGGATAAAATTGTTCTGTTACCGGAAGAAACCGCCGGCTGTCCCATGGCTGATATGGTTACGGCGGAACAATTGCGGGCAAAGAAAAAAGAGATGCCGGATGCCGTGGTGGTGGCCTATGTTAATACTTCAGCGGAGGTAAAGGCGGAAAGTGATATTTGTTGTACTTCCGCCAATGCTGTAAAAATTGTGCAATCTATCCCGGCCGACAAACGGATTATATTCATCCCGGATAAGAATTTAGGCATGTATGTGGCCAACCGGACCGGACGGCCGATGACCCTGTGGGAGGGTTGGTGCAACACCCACGATTGGGTTACCCCCGAAGAAGTGGCCAGGGCTAAAGAGGAACACCCGGAAGCTCTGGTGCTGATTCACCCCGAGTGTCGGCCGGAGGTTACGGCCATGGCCGATTATGTCTCCAGTACCACGGGTCTCATTAGATTTGCTAAAGAGAGTGACGCCAAAGAATTCATTGTCGGTACAGAATCAGGCATTTTGCACCAACTGTATAAACAATGCCCCGGCAAGGAATTTTATCTGGCCACCAGGCGGTTGGTTTGTCCCAATATGAAAGCCACCAACCTGGAAAAGGTCAGACAGGCGCTGGCCACCATGCAACCGCAAATTACCGTTGCTCCGGACATCAGGGAAAAGGCCCTGGCCTGTTTGGAAAGGATGTTAGCCGTTAAATAATTAAGGTAAAATTTTTATGGTGGGATGACATCTCGCCTCTCAAATAGGAGGTAATTGTTGTGGCCGGCAAATATCTGGTAAACTTTAATGCCAGTGCATTACCTCAGGTAGAAGCAGAATATCTTATCATCGGTGGTGGAATTGCCGGGCTGTTTACGGCCTGGGCGGCAGCTCAAGCGGGAGCGCAGGTAACTCTGTTGACCAAGCGCAGCATTGTCGAAAGTAACACTGACCGGGCCCAGGGAGGTATCGCGGCGGCCCTGGGACAGCACGACTCACCGGAATTACATATGCAAGACACCTTGGTGGCCGGCGCCGGGCTGTGCGATGAAGACGCTGTACGTATCCTGGTTACCGAAGGACCGGACAGAGTCAGGGAGTTAATTGACATGGGAGCCTGCTTTGACCGTACCGGTGACCATCTTTGCCTCACCCGGGAGGGTTGCCACAGTCAACACCGGATTCTTCATGCCCAGGGAGACGCCACCGGGGCGGAAATACTACGGACTTTATACGAAAAGGTAGTGGCGTTACCCAGCGTTGAAATTTTAGAAGACCAGTATGTGGTGGATTTGCTGGTAAAAGGCAATATCTGCTACGGGGTGCTGGCTTTAGACCAGATTAGCGGGGAATTTCGTGTATTTTGGGGCCAGGTGGTGATTTTAGCCACCGGCGGTTCCGGCCGGTTATATAATTACACCACTAACCCCGAAGTGGCCACAG from Desulfotomaculum nigrificans DSM 574 harbors:
- the nadA gene encoding quinolinate synthase NadA gives rise to the protein MFLEEKTIRLTEEIKRLKKERNAIILAHVYQRPEVQEVADIIGDSLELSRKAAATDADVIVFCGVHFMAESAAILSPDKIVLLPEETAGCPMADMVTAEQLRAKKKEMPDAVVVAYVNTSAEVKAESDICCTSANAVKIVQSIPADKRIIFIPDKNLGMYVANRTGRPMTLWEGWCNTHDWVTPEEVARAKEEHPEALVLIHPECRPEVTAMADYVSSTTGLIRFAKESDAKEFIVGTESGILHQLYKQCPGKEFYLATRRLVCPNMKATNLEKVRQALATMQPQITVAPDIREKALACLERMLAVK
- the panD gene encoding aspartate 1-decarboxylase; this encodes MLLFMFKSKIHRATVTEANLNYMGSITIDKELMDAAGILPHEKVQVVNNNNGARLETYVIEGEPGSGVICLNGAAARQAQPGDTVIIIAYTMLTEEEARHFKPKVVMVDENNKISQVINNELPGVCG